The Eubacterium sp. MSJ-33 genomic sequence CGCATCCCCCTCCGACATATCAGCTAAAAAATCAACCGCTTCCTCTGTGATCTCTGCATCATAGCTTCCCATACCTTTTTCTGTATCGGTGACCGCACGATGCACCAATGTTTTGATATTCTCCTTTGACAGCGGTTTTAGCTGAAAAATAGAAGAGCGCGATATCAACGCAGAATTCACTTCAAAATACGGATTCTCCGTTGTCGCGCCTATCAGTATTACCGTTCCATCCTCCACAAACGGGAGAAGATAATCCTGTTGCGCTTTATTAAATCGATGAATCTCGTCTACAAAAAGAATCGTCTTTTTGCCATACATACCGAGATTGTCTTTGGATTCTTTTACAACTGCCTCAATATCCTTCTTCCCGGCAGTTGTTGCGTTCAGTTCCTTAAATACCGCGCTCGTCGTATTGGCTATTACCATGGCAAGCGTCGTCTTCCCCGTTCCTGGTGGTCCATATAAGATAATGGAGCTTAGCTTATCCGCCTGTATCACACGGTACAGCAGCTTATCCTTTCCAAGAATATGCTCCTGCCCCACTACCTCATCCAATGAAGTCGGTCGAAGCCGCTTTGCAAGCGGCGATTCTCCTTTCTTCATATTTGTCTCTCGCATATAGTCAAATAAATCCATTTACCTTTACCTAGATGATCTCAAGCTTACGAATCAAGCTGTCAAACTTCATGATGTCAATCGGTTTACACATGTACTCCTCATAATCATCACTCGCATAGCTTGCATCAAACCCTTCATCAAGTGCACTGATCATAATTACTTTACAGCGCTTGTCCCGCGGTGTACCAAGCTTCCGCTCCGCATCACGAATCGACGCCAGCGCCTTATATCCATCTATCTTTGGCATCATAATATCCATACAGATCAAATCAAATCTCTCGTTCGCGCTGACTGCATTTACAAATTCATCCACTGCCGCGATACCATCTCTTGCCAGCACGACTTCGCCGTACTTTGACAACAACTTCTGCATGAACTTTCCACTCGCCAAATCGTCCTCTGCTACCAATACTTTCATAACTGCCTCCCAATCCTGTTTTCACGCTTATTTTTCTATCCGAAGTAAACCCATCCACTTCCGAACATTATCCATATATTCTTCTTTGAATGATTTTTTATGGTAAAAAATTCTGCGTTCCAGTATATGGCTCATCGCCATACCTGTCACATTATTTGCCAAAACAGACGCAGAAAATACATCTGAGATTTCTCCTGCAT encodes the following:
- a CDS encoding response regulator; amino-acid sequence: MKVLVAEDDLASGKFMQKLLSKYGEVVLARDGIAAVDEFVNAVSANERFDLICMDIMMPKIDGYKALASIRDAERKLGTPRDKRCKVIMISALDEGFDASYASDDYEEYMCKPIDIMKFDSLIRKLEII